Proteins co-encoded in one Arachis hypogaea cultivar Tifrunner chromosome 11, arahy.Tifrunner.gnm2.J5K5, whole genome shotgun sequence genomic window:
- the LOC112723030 gene encoding sugar transporter ERD6-like 16: MAIEQHSDVESGHDNNNNNNNNNNNNNGLQDLQEPFIEQGKKDVSCKDVESNTTMVEHGSIGMVLLSTFVAVCGSFSFGTCVGYTAPTQAAIREDLNLSLAQFSMFGSLVTIGAMLGAVTSGRITDFIGRKGAMRMSTAFCITGWLALFFSKDPYSLDFGRFFTGYGIGVISYVVPIYIAEIAPKNLRGGLATTNQLMIVIGASVSFLIGSVITWRQLALAGLVPCICLLIGLWFIPESPRWLAKVGLEKEFQGALRRLRGKNVDTSQEAEEILDYIETLQSLPKTKLLDLFQSKHVRSVVIGVGLMVCQQSVGINGIGFYTAETFVAAGLSAGKVGTIAYACMQVPFTVLGAILMDKSGRKPLIMVSAFGTFLGCFITGIAFFLKDQSLLLEWVPVLAVAGVMIYVAAFSIGLGPVPWVIMSEIFPIHVKGTAGSLVVLVNWLGAWVVSYTFNFLMSWSSPGTLFLYGGCSLLTIVFVAKFVPETKGKTLEEIQSCINYS; encoded by the exons ATGGCAATTGAGCAGCACAGTGATGTGGAGAGTGGAcatgacaacaacaacaacaataataataataataataataataatgggctTCAGGATTTGCAAGAGCCCTTCATTGAGCAAGGGAAGAAGGATGTTTCCTGCAAAGATGTTGAATCTAATACAACAATGGTGGAACATGGATCCATTGGAATGGTTCTGCTCAGCACATTTGTTGCTGTCTGTGGTTCTTTTTCATTTGGAACTTGT GTGGGATATACAGCACCTACTCAAGCGGCTATCAGGGAAGATCTTAATCTATCTCTTGCTCAG TTTTCCATGTTTGGTTCTTTAGTAACCATTGGTGCAATGCTCGGGGCTGTAACAAGTGGCCGGATTACCGATTTCATTGGCCGGAAAGGG GCAATGAGAATGTCAACAGCATTTTGCATAACAGGATGGTTAGCCCTCTTCTTCTCAAAG GATCCTTACTCACTCGACTTTGGAAGATTTTTCACAGGATATGGAATTGGAGTTATCTCATATGTG GTTCCTATATATATAGCTGAAATAGCACCAAAGAATCTTCGAGGTGGACTTGCAACAACAAATCAG CTTATGATTGTTATTGGAGCTTCAGTCTCATTCTTAATAGGAAGTGTCATAACTTGGAGACAACTAGCTCTAGCAG gactagttccaTGCATTTGCTTGCTGATTGGTTTGTGGTTTATCCCTGAGTCCCCTAGATGGCTG gCGAAAGTTGGTCTTGAAAAGGAATTTCAAGGAGCATTAAGGAGACTTCGGGGAAAAAATGTTGATACTTCTCAAGAAGCTGAAGAaattctt GATTATATTGAAACTCTCCAAAGCCTTCCTAAAACCAAGCTTCTGGATTTGTTCCAAAGCAAACACGTGCGATCTGTAGTG ATTGGGGTTGGATTAATGGTGTGCCAACAATCTGTTGGAATTAATGGTATTGGATTTTACACAGCTGAGACTTTTGTAGCAGCCG GACTTTCTGCTGGCAAAGTTGGTACCATAGCCTATGCATGTATGCAGGTTCCATTCACTGTATTGGGAGCTATTTTAATGGATAAGTCTGGAAGAAAACCACTGATAATG GTTTCTGCATTTGGGACATTTTTAGGCTGCTTCATCACTGGAATTGCCTTCTTTCTCAAG GATCAAAGCTTATTGCTCGAGTGGGTACCGGTGTTAGCAGTGGCCGGCGTGATG ATATATGTAGCAGCATTTTCAATTGGATTGGGACCAGTTCCTTGGGTGATAATGTCTGAG ATCTTTCCCATACATGTGAAGGGAACAGCTGGGAGCTTGGTGGTTTTGGTTAACTGGCTAGGAGCTTGGGTAGTTTCATATACTTTCAACTTCCTAATGAGTTGGAGTTCTCCTG GTACTTTGTTTTTGTATGGTGGATGTTCCCTCTTAACTATTGTATTTGTAGCAAAGTTTGTACCCGAAACCAAGGGAAAAACGCTGGAGGAAATACAGTCATGCATTAATTATTCATAG